One Heyndrickxia oleronia genomic window, ATTTAAGGAGTACGATCTCGTTGTAGATACGATGGGAGGAGACATCCAGGATAAAAGTTTTCAAGTGTTAAAAAAAGGGGGAACTCTAGTTTCAATCGTTCAGCCTCCAGATGAAATAAAGGCAGAAAAATTGAATGTTAACGCAAAATACCATTGGTTAATTCCAAATGGTGAACAACTAAAAAAGCTGGCGGATTTAATGGAAAAAGGGAAATTAAAACCCGTGGTAGGTTCAATTTTTGAATTTAGTGAACAAGGAGTACGAGAGGCACATGCACTCAGCGAATCCCATCATGCAAAAGGGAAAATTGTTATAAAAATTAAATAAGTGGGGTCAGACCCCCACTACTTTAAAGCTTTAACGCACTGGGGGTCTGACCCCAACTATACACCTATAATCGAATTTCCATTCCATCCACCGCTATATGGAATCCTCTGTTTTTTACTTCTTTAAATTCGGCATTTTTTGAATCGATTGCCGGGTTAGAGTGATTAAAATGGGTGAAATATATGTCTGTTTCTTCTACTAGGTTTTGGAGACGGTCCATGGTTTCTGTCATGATTGGGTGAGGTATTTCGTTATAGCTTCTTCCCATTTGCTCAATTTCTTCAATTGAATAGAACGTGCCGTCCAATAGGCAAATATCTGCTTCCTTCGCCATATCATAAATATCACGGTCCCATTCCTCCCATCTATCGATATCCGGGATATATAAGAGTTTACGAGTTGGTCCTTTAATCCAATAACCAAACGTCTCTGAAAACTCATTACGGTGTGGAACCTCAACAGGAATTATTTCTATACCAGAAGAAAGTTCCATCGATTCATCTTGGATAATTTCTATCGGGTTAATATTGTTTAGATCCACTAACTGCCTCCATGGGGCATGTGTTTCTACTAGCTGCTTCATTTTCCCACCACAATAAACCGCTACTCCGTTTGCTCCAATAGCCTCCCTCCCTAAGAACATTAATCCGGGATAATGGCCAATATGTGCATGCGTGAGCCAAATACTGTTCATCAATTGTTTTTGTAGCCGATATTTCAATTGAATAGCTGTCATTTGCTCTCTTATGTCAGGGGTAGCATCTATCAAATGCCACTCCTTTGAATGAGGTAGAATAATCGCTAAAGAGGCAGCAAATCTCCGATATTTTCTATCTTCTATTGCTCTCATACAGTTTTTGCAAAAACAATTTGGATGGGGAATACCCGCATCTTGTGCAGTACCAATAATATTCACGATCACATCGCACATGTTAATTTCCTCCTAATGATTCGGTTTCTTGCAGCGACTTTTCTTGATAATCTTTTTTCGTAATGGTCCATCCCGTAATCCCATAAATGATATTAATAACTGGCACAAGGAATGCAAAGAAAAGATAAGGTATAAATTGCTCAACGCCTACCCCTAACATATTCGCTGCGAAAACAGCAGGCACTCCCCAAGGAACCAAAGTAATCCCTACTGTTCCTGCAGCTTCCACACATCTAGATAAATTTTTAGTATCAATTTTTAAATCTTTATATGTTTCAACAAACGTTCTTGCCGGCAGGATAATCGCTAAAAATTGTGCACCGCTTGCAAATGCCACGACAAATGTTGATACAATGGTTGTAACAATCAATGAACTAGCAGACTTGATTTTTTTAACGATCGGTCGTATGAGTGTTTGAAAAACACTCGTTCCTTCTAAAAGACCACCTAAAGCGGTAGCAATCGTTAACAATCCAATTGTATTCAACATCGAAGCGATTCCACCACTATTTAACAAGGCATCTACTTCCTTTATACCAGATTCAGCATGGAAGCCATTCGTCATTGTATTTACAATAGAAGTGAGAGACTGGCCCTGTATGAAATAGGCGAGGACACCACCAAACAATCCAACAATCATTAATGTAGGTAAAGCAGGTAAACGTTTCATCATAAGAATAATAGTAAGAACAGGTAATAAAAGCAGTAATGGATGAATAAAAAATGACTTCTGAATCCCTGTTAAAATCATATCAATTTTGTCTGTATCAATCGTATGCTGATGAGAACCACCACTAAATATACCGTATAAAATCAATGAAATGATAAATGCAGGAATCGTATCCCACAGCATATGACGAACATGACTAAATAAATCTGTTTCTGCCATCGCAGGTGCAATATTGGTCGTGTCTGATAAAGGTGATAATTTATCGCCAAAAAATGCACCGGACATAACTGCACCAGCAATGATGCCTGGGGG contains:
- a CDS encoding MBL fold metallo-hydrolase, which produces MCDVIVNIIGTAQDAGIPHPNCFCKNCMRAIEDRKYRRFAASLAIILPHSKEWHLIDATPDIREQMTAIQLKYRLQKQLMNSIWLTHAHIGHYPGLMFLGREAIGANGVAVYCGGKMKQLVETHAPWRQLVDLNNINPIEIIQDESMELSSGIEIIPVEVPHRNEFSETFGYWIKGPTRKLLYIPDIDRWEEWDRDIYDMAKEADICLLDGTFYSIEEIEQMGRSYNEIPHPIMTETMDRLQNLVEETDIYFTHFNHSNPAIDSKNAEFKEVKNRGFHIAVDGMEIRL
- the nhaC gene encoding Na+/H+ antiporter NhaC, with amino-acid sequence MMRKNISISLAFLPILTLIASGAASIFIWKAGMFIPLIIGIITTVLVGLISGYKWDDLQQMMVNGVSKALPAIFILLVIGLIVGTWISSGVIPTMIYYGLSFIHPSIFVPAVALVTGIVAVTLGSSFTSIATIGLAFMVIGEGMGFPPGIIAGAVMSGAFFGDKLSPLSDTTNIAPAMAETDLFSHVRHMLWDTIPAFIISLILYGIFSGGSHQHTIDTDKIDMILTGIQKSFFIHPLLLLLPVLTIILMMKRLPALPTLMIVGLFGGVLAYFIQGQSLTSIVNTMTNGFHAESGIKEVDALLNSGGIASMLNTIGLLTIATALGGLLEGTSVFQTLIRPIVKKIKSASSLIVTTIVSTFVVAFASGAQFLAIILPARTFVETYKDLKIDTKNLSRCVEAAGTVGITLVPWGVPAVFAANMLGVGVEQFIPYLFFAFLVPVINIIYGITGWTITKKDYQEKSLQETESLGGN